The DNA segment AGATTAAGGAAGAGGAGGATAAGGAGTAGATTGTTTGATATCTCTAGATGATGCAGTTACTGCAAAACTCAAGTACCAAGGGGAACATTTTGAGATCTTAGTTGATCCTCAAAAGGCCCAAGATTTTAAGGGAGGAAATGAAGCAGATGATTTCCTCGCTGCAAACTTTATTTTTAAAGACGCAAACAAGGGAGATAAAGCATCTCCAGAGTCTCTTAAAAAAGCATTTGGTACAGATAATGTTAGTGAGATTTCAAAAATTATTCTAAAGAAAGGAGAAATACACCTTACTACCGAGCAAAGAAGAGCAATGATGGAAAATAAGAGAGCGCAGATTGTCTCTTATATTTCAAGACACGCCATAAATCCTCAGACTGGTCACCCACACCCACCACAAAGAATTGAAACAGCTTTAGAAGAGGCAAGAGTTTCAATAGATATGTACCGGAGAACTGAAGATCAGATTAAACAGATAATTCATGCACTGGCCCCAATTCTACCTATTAAGATTGAAAATAGAAGAATAGGAGTCAAAGTACCCGCAGAATATGCACCTAAAGCAATGGGATTTGTAAAAACTCTTGGTACTATTATTAAAGAAGAATGGGGAAGAGATGGCTCTTGGATGTTTGTAATTGAAATACCGGCCGGATTACAAGACGACCTTTTCAGCAAGTTAAATGGCGCCACAAAGGGAAACGTTGAGACAAAAATAATGGATAAATAATACGGAGAGATAGCATTGGAATTTTTAGTTAAAGACAGATCAATCGTTACGCCAGGAATGGCAATCGCAAAAGGGCCTTTTAGATACGAATATGGCGTTGATAAATTTGGGGATACAATAATATCCTCTGTTTTAGGCATAGTCT comes from the Methanofastidiosum sp. genome and includes:
- a CDS encoding ribosome assembly factor SBDS produces the protein MISLDDAVTAKLKYQGEHFEILVDPQKAQDFKGGNEADDFLAANFIFKDANKGDKASPESLKKAFGTDNVSEISKIILKKGEIHLTTEQRRAMMENKRAQIVSYISRHAINPQTGHPHPPQRIETALEEARVSIDMYRRTEDQIKQIIHALAPILPIKIENRRIGVKVPAEYAPKAMGFVKTLGTIIKEEWGRDGSWMFVIEIPAGLQDDLFSKLNGATKGNVETKIMDK